The Anolis carolinensis isolate JA03-04 chromosome 2, rAnoCar3.1.pri, whole genome shotgun sequence genome contains the following window.
aatggttcTGACTGTGACCAACCCGTCGTCTCTAGAAAGCTTACAACTGTGTCATGGAGGCCTTCgccctttccttttcaaacaACCAACAGAAATGTAAATCTACTTTAAAGAATTTCTTGTCATTATTTTCCTTGACATGTGAGAAGggaattttttcttcttccaccagggcccaatcgcctttgaggacgtggctgtggatttctccctggaggagtgggttctcctgaatccggaccagaaagccttgcacaagcaggtcatggaggagatgaatgggattgtggactctctcggtaaggctccctcactgatggggatttctgtttcaaaaggcagtattagcctaCATCATCACAGTCACTGAGGGTCTGCAAGGCAGGGCTTGTCTtagaaatatatgaaataataataataataataataataataatataacattagcaccaattcagactcaagtgggAAGATTTCCATAACGGGTCAAATCGaagtgtcacagacagaacgccaccagataagattcaacacagtttattaaagatacagaaccaaaaatgcccgtaaaagacaaagggctaggcaaacactcgccttcaatatgaaaagatactaaaaaacggttcaaaagataaaccggattaaacaggagtttaatccgggttaaaccaaaaatgcttacttcagcctggcactttaaacaaacaaaagctggtaaacaaagattcaatgtaaCGTAAATAAccggcagcagattcctctctgctactcaacagctgtggttgaataactaagttgttactcctccgtgcagcaagcgaactccgggtccaaacacatcagtcagggcagaagcggtcagcagggtcccaatccggtccaaggtcgaaggccaggtacagacgtctttggttcaccagttccaccgataatcacagaagggatagtccgaggtggtagtcagtcagtcagtccagcgtcaatccagagtaggcaattaatgtccgtcaaaaagacgacggaggtccaagctattaagattaaacacaagttgcacaggaaaagcccacacagttcctcccgccgtctatgcccagtgtccttggtaacttacgtattcagcaaatgaatcacacccgtcttcaggaagttcccaaacaaaagcccaagcgtccgtccagattaccttgcccaacgcaattagccctggattctaaaccccattttatgccagtttacaactcctcatcgctgtcagctgttaccctaattccaggtgcctcatcatcatcctcctcatcagagctaaaacacctttgactacgccccacagcatccccagctgtggatcccgtcccatccctccagctcgtccacgggtctaatcctgcaaccccccagtcgcctcccatactatcattgccggtggcacccaaatcctccctcacatgagtccattccatatcatcctcctctgagctaaccatctcttcctccattccctcggtaaaagcctcaaaggagtcttcgtcagctggttctgcaaataagtcccgcagccttttcctttctcgctcctcaagagagtctgactcccgaggactCTTacaaccacgtctcccagtatcggagccataaggctcaaccataacacgaagcccctctctctctctctctctctctctctcagtgttTGTGTGAGAGGCAAGGAGAGGGAGGAAGCAGATTGGCTGGAGAGAGGGGCCGGAGAATGGTTGATCAAGCATCAACTGTGGAGCCTCTCAGAATCTCACACAAGGATAGGGTTAGGGTTCTAGAAACCACAATGACACACATCGAGCAACAGGAAGAAGCAACGGGGATCGACATCATGGTGCCGTAAAGATGGCGAGACTTGGCAGAAGAGAAATGGCAATCGTCGGAAAAGCAGGCAAgggtcacagattttaaaaaatcttcacaagactgaactttttagaaatttaacttccgacagtgttgttttatgcaattctgtatttatagtcaattttttagtagtaaatattttttgtagtcaatgctttcaatacattgctatgttttggtgctaaatttttaaacacagtgatttctccataatgttaccatgtattgaactgcttttcctgtcaatttgttgtaaaacatgatctttggtgcttaatttctaaaatcataatgtaatttgacctttGATAGGctttccctccttgttatccaacattttcacttatccaatgttctgccagccagtttatgttggataatcgagactctGCTCTACTCTGAAATTAGGTATGGGATCTTCTACGTTGGAGCGGAAAAATCCAATCTTAAGGGAGCATGGGAAAAGAGaactgggattgggggagagaaagaaaaaggagggaaggatggtgaaatgggtggtagttggtaaagtctaaagctagagaaaaaggcaagcatttggatgtgaagggaaaaggcatccattccccagagagaaggagacggaataaacaaccgggctgggctgagcaacagggagcctctggagcgtatgttactcatctctctcttagaggctccaggcagacaaccagggtccatcttcactgaacaaggggaggggaaaggacaacaggcatatcttcttttcctccatgtctATGTTGTTTTGAGGCTCATTTCAGTCCACTTCTTATCCCACTTCCTTATCACTCACACTGAGGAACGATTgtttctgttcttcttcttcacagtagataacggggagaagagccatgtatgcaccaagtacaggaagcatttgggacacaactgggcctttcgtcgagaccagcaagcccacagagaagatggaggttctgccagagaaaggcccgacaaatgcaatgtatgtgggcagtgttttacccaaaatatggcacttgtgcttcacaagacacttgatgttgggaaaagccatcttaaagggaaagtatctgcaaaatgtgtggtgaaaCACAAGAAATTTCACATGGGTCAGGAACCATAcagatgccaggagtgtgggaagtgttttgtttccagttcagccttggtgaggctcaaaagaatccacacaggagagaagccacaccaatgccaggagtgtgggaaatgttttactgccagttcagacttggtgaaacacaaaagactccacacaggagagaagccataccagtgccaggagtgtgggaaatgttttgcttgcagttcaaccttggtgggccacaaaagactccacacaggagaaaagccatacaaatgccaggagtgtgggaaatgttttgctgaaagttcagccttggtgagccacaaaagactccacacaggagagaagccataccaatgccaggagtgtgggaaatgttttgcttgcagttcaaccttggtgggccacaaaagactccacacaggagaaaagccataccaatgccaggagtgtgggaaatgttttactgacagttcagccttgttgatccacaaaagagtccacaccagggagaagccatacaaatgtgaggagtgtgggaaatgttctgtttcccattcagacttgttgaagcacaaaagactccatacaggagagaagccatacaaatgccaggagtgtgggaaatgttctgtttcccattcagacttgttgaagcacaaaagactccatacaggagagaagccataccaatgccaggagtgtgggaaatgttttactgacagttcagccttgttgatccacaaaagagtccacaccagggagaagccatacaaatgtgaggagtgtgggaaatgttctgtttcccattcagacttgttgaagcacaaaagactccatacaggagagaagccatacaaatgccaggagtgtgggaaatgttttgcttacagttcacacttggtgaaacacaaaagagtccacacgagggagaagccatacgaatgccaggagtgtgggaaatgttttgctttcagttcagccttggtgaggcacaaaagactccatacaggagagaagccataccaatgccaggagtgtgggaaatgttttactgacagttcagccttgttgatccacaaaagagtccacaccagggagaagccatacaaatgtgaggagtgtgggaaatgttctgtttcccattcagacttggtgaaacacaaaagactccacacaggagagaagccatacaaatgccaggagtgtgggaaatgttttgctgacagttcaaacttgatgagccacaaaagactccacacaggagagaagccacaccaatgccaggagtgtgggaaatgttttgcttacagttcacacttggtgaaacacaaaagagtccacacgagggagaagccatacgaatgccaggagtgtgggaaatgttttgctttcagttcagccttggtgaggcacaaaagactccacacaggagagaagccacaccaatgtcaggagtgtgggaaatgttttgctttcagttcagccttggtgaggcacaaaagactccacacaggagagaagccacaccaatgtcaggagtgtgggaaatgttttgctgaaagttcagccttgttgagccacaaaagagtccacaccagggagaagccatacaaatgccaggagtgtgggaaatgttttgctttcagttcagccttggtgaggcacaaaagactccacacaggagagaagccatacgaaTGCcctgaatgtggaaaatgttttactcgGACTTCATCCCTTAACCAGCACCAGAGAACACATACAGGctaaaaaacagccattgtgggaaaatgtctgatttcaaaaggaccctttgagaagttctgcgtcagatttggtggagtcccgttcttgtcatttgaatccctaagttggaggtcctgttctctggagcagcagaaagcaagctctgtgtgacaatccctcagagcagtggttctcaacctgtggttccccagatgttttggccttcaatttccataaagcctaacagctggtaaactggctgggatttctgggagttgtaggccaaaacacccggggacccacagcttgaggaccactgcttcagaGGGTTAAATATGATTGTCATGTCACCTcatctgaaaagaaataaaccatatgtAATTCCATCACTTGTTCCTTTGGGcttagtttccagctccatttccaccttggttgCAAATGTCCAGTTTGTGAACGTTGTTCCCCTACAGAAACATCCTCCGTTTTCCTCTTTAGTCGGGAATGGTTAGTTTGCATATTGTAAATAGCCGttatgggagggatccagagtGGGCCCCTtccctttaagacagtggttcccaaccagtggtccacgAACTACCAGTGgttcacaagaactaaaatacggtctgccgtctaaccttcccttcccttcctttgccttcttttctcttgctcttcctttttctcttcccttccttccctttaccctcttttcccttgcccttcctttttctcttctctttccttcttttgccttttctcaagtccttcattccttttttctcTGCCCTTCCCATCTtgccctttgccttcttttctcttcctcttccctcctttttctcttgcccttccttcctttttctcttctctcttcttcccttcctttgccttcttttctcttgcccttccttcctttttctattctcttcccttcctttgccttcttttctcttgccttctttccttgcGTTTTCTTTCTCTTCGcttgccttcccttcctttgcctatcatatgttatggactggagtagagtcCAATATATGTCTCATTTGATGCCTTATGAACTTGAATGCTTACTGTAactgtttttcttaatctgtttatcctattatggtTATATTATTGATCTTCTCTGATTGGTGTTTATGTgactttaatatgttgtaagccgctttgggtccagtgagggagaaaagcagaatataaataaagattaatcatcatcatcatcatcatcatcatcatcattattttctcttgccaTTCTTTACTTCCCTTTTTCTCTTACCTTCCatcccttgcccttccttccttctttccttgctttcccttcctttgccttcttttctcttgcccttccttcctttttctcttctcttcccatattttcctttgccttcttttctcttccccttccttccttcccttcctttgccgtcttttctcttgcccttcctccctttttctcttctcttcccatattttcctttgccttattttctcttccccttccttccttcccttcctttgccttcttttctcttgcccttcctccctttttctcttctcttcccatattttcctttgccttattttctcttccccttcttttgtcttgcccttccttcctttttctcttctcttcccatattttcctttgccttattttctcttccccttccttccttcccttcctttgccttcttttctcttgcccttccttcctttttctcttctcttcccatattttcctttgccttcttttctcttgcccttccttccttcccttcctttgccttcttttctcttgcccttccttcctttttctcttctcttcccatattttcctttgccttattttctcttccccttccttccttcccttctcttcctttgtcttcttttctcttgcccttccttcctttttctcttctcttcccatattttcctttgccttattttctcttccccttccttccttcccttctcttcctttgtcttcttttctcttgcccttccttcctttttctcttctcctcccatATATtcatttgccttattttctcttccccttcccttcccttcccttcccttcccttgtcttcttttctcttgtccttccttcctttttctcttctcttcccatatattcctttgtcttcttttctcttccccttccttccttcccttctcttcccttcccttcttttctcttgtccttccttcctttttctcttctcttcccatattttcctttgccttattttctcttccccttccttccttcccttcctttgtcttcttttctcttgcccttccttcctttttctcttctcttcccatattttcctttgccttattttctcttccccttccttccttcccttcccttgtcttcttttctcttgcccttccttcctttttctcttctcttcccatattttcctttgccttattttctcttccccttccttccttcccttcccttcctttgtcttcttttctcttgtccttcttcctttttctcttcccttcccatcttttcctttgccttattttctcttccccttccttccttcccttcccttcctttgtcttcttttctcttgcccttccttcccttttctcttctcttcccatattttcctttgccttattttctcttccacttccttccttcccttcctttgccttcttttctcttgcccttccttcctttttctcttctcttcccatcctttccactaccgagaaggaaggccctgtctctcatccctgccaatcatgtcagcgaagagggcgggattgagagcagggcctctccagacggtcttagactccgagatggttcataaggggagagacgtttggacaggtaacccatccaacacaggctgtgaccctgtgccctgtttggccttgcgactgacaaggaagacctctgcgtacagatgacattgaactccaaaacttcagatgatctctcccaacggcttcatgttgatgttacacagcgtgggagacagtattgaaccctgcagggattctggcaagggattctgcttttcctgcctggcagaagggggttggactagatggccctcgtggtctcttccaaatatacTATTCTGTGAATCTCTGATTTGGGTAAGAAGGCAAGGGCCTAGAGAAGTGCGGGTTCCTCTCTCTGGGTTACCCCAAAAAGGGGCTGGAGAGCGACCTGCGGAGGATGGTCTGGCTGGTGACGCTGCTTGgggagaatggggctggactccagacccacgggatcagtggtttcatggcgaaagaacacacatctcctcctcctcctcccagtcagTTTGGGTTGTGTGCTGAGGGGCTAATCATCTTCAGACCACGCAGGAATAAaccaccaaagcacccccaacagatggtcatgccgtctctgcttacaaacctccaaaggagactcttcTGGACTCCCGATAGGAGCagactccactactgaacagctctgaccttcaggaaatgctttctgttgtgtaggtgaggcctgcacaactagtcagtgttaatgagtgatggaaggaaaggagaagcagaggaaaacacacacacaagacccctgctagacaggcaggtgaattcagtcctctcacggcctcctccagctatacaatgggacagactgtctcataggcaaggagtggattccaacccccaaaacactgcagagtcctggtCACAGTTTCACAGCCTCTGGCCTTGAAAAGTAGTTTGTCTCTTTGAATAAACACCCTTGAGTTCTGAATTTCATCCAAAGTCCTTGgaggttttattcttgatttattcacTACTTATAACTATTTACAGGTCTTCTGTTAATATACAAAGATACTCAGAAACACAATAAGAACGAGTAAgggctgttggagagtggcctaggctgcctcagagtgtggtggagtgtccttctctggaggcttctctgcagaggctatctatcgggagtgctttgattgtgccatcctgcatggcaggggcaggacggggtggcccttgggggtctcttccggctctagggtcctaggagtccattccaggaggaggcaacacggggtctcatggatacgcctttcctctccgtccacctctcatcctgaccacggccaacccttttgggatccaacatttccttcctgccgagggagaagcccttccttctttcctccaagtgaaacatacccagctgtctctctccgcccttctctacatcccgtctctggagatattctgacctgtcaatatccgtcttgaattgtgggaccgagacctggagacagggtcattccaggtgagtctgaccaaagcagaagaaaggaggccgtgacttccttggatatagacagaatcctcctatcgggacagcctggaatcacattggcttttatagctgctacatcataatctgtttttaaaaataatttatattcaaagacaagaaagaaaaacaaatgcatatttatacaaattacaaatacatttattattatttttaaaaattcgtacatccttttacagcagccacataatattcagtacaatctacaatacattaacatttggcatctactgttattttcacgcttatacagatttcttaccctcccccaagtcactttttttatttatcatctgtccaaaattccttttcattccctcttgaggaggtaattctgtctttctttttgaatcctcttccaatacattttctccagacatcatcacaaccactttgtttctaaatccctctccacgtcaacctatcatttcttcccagtttccatacttccttataccattcttctatctctatatttatttcccttttccaattccttgctataagctgtcttgcaattgttaatgcgtttgttatcgcatctttgtcctctttttccaactgtttattattatataatgagaataaagccatgctaagacttctttctatttgaatgttcattgtgtctatctctcttaatacttttccccagaaattatttatatattgacacagccaccacatatgtatgtatgttcccgattcttggcatcctctccagcaattgtttgagtagtttttatttatatttcctattcttatgggtgtgaggtaccatttccatatcaactaaataataattttctttaacacatatggatatatttttcaagtgtctttgtccccataattgtaacccctctgtttcattgattttcattcctatatcttctttccaaatcttcttgaaggtgttattctttacttttcctttgtttttttcaattaatattttagaaattttactggatattcctttcaaatttttatgttcctaatcttttctttcttcattccatcCTTTGGCCAATCCCCTATTTTATCTaagtttttccccttaatttttttatccatcatatatacattttattttttgtaaatgtcttttccattataattggggttattattgagccatctgttattaactttctcctgtatttgttccatatttctaatgcattactcaacattgggttcccagtttaccttatttttttttctcataaactattttaaaaacatattccgaatttcttcttccacttttcctgaatccattattaactattctacatcctccttttcatcattccttgtataaccaatctcagtctgtttgctttataatattttttgctATGAGGAAGCGCTAATCTTTCTTTTTGAGATCTGTTCTGTAACTTGTTTAGTCAATTTCTTTGACTGCCATTACAGTATTTATCATTTGTCcaaatgagtctcctttggggtggagaaaggtggggtagaaatgttgcaaagaaataatgtattcaactcttcttctgtaatctgaaattgcattataaatataaggtatatgtaagtataaagtttatcctcagaagcattttcatttttagtattgctgtctttccaaaccaagatagatgtgtattaattttttcgaactattttcctcaatgctactacatttacctcttctatttcttttaagtcctttgttatacttattcccaggtattttagtttgttcttgattctaattcccgtatggctctgttctataaagtctttttcttctttctttgtataaTATAACCCCGTTGTTTTCCCAAATATCTTTCAATGATCCTCTCTCCTATCCATTTGACCTACCCAGATATTTAATCAATAACAATGTgtcatcagcaaataagctcaccttctgcttttcctttattcctacacCTTCTACATTCTTACCTTTTTGGATGGCGTTTGCAAATAATTCTATCACCATAGCAAATAAAATGGTTCTAATCATCCTTTTATTctacttcccattccaaattaatttataatctcacttattatctgccatgctacacaatcaaagcattaaatatatctaatgctagtatccccacttttaacttcctctctt
Protein-coding sequences here:
- the LOC134296830 gene encoding zinc finger protein 850-like, which gives rise to MEEMNGIVDSLVDNGEKSHVCTKYRKHLGHNWAFRRDQQAHREDGGSARERPDKCNVCGQCFTQNMALVLHKTLDVGKSHLKGKVSAKCVVKHKKFHMGQEPYRCQECGKCFVSSSALVRLKRIHTGEKPHQCQECGKCFTASSDLVKHKRLHTGEKPYQCQECGKCFACSSTLVGHKRLHTGEKPYKCQECGKCFAESSALVSHKRLHTGEKPYQCQECGKCFACSSTLVGHKRLHTGEKPYQCQECGKCFTDSSALLIHKRVHTREKPYKCEECGKCSVSHSDLLKHKRLHTGEKPYKCQECGKCSVSHSDLLKHKRLHTGEKPYQCQECGKCFTDSSALLIHKRVHTREKPYKCEECGKCSVSHSDLLKHKRLHTGEKPYKCQECGKCFAYSSHLVKHKRVHTREKPYECQECGKCFAFSSALVRHKRLHTGEKPYQCQECGKCFTDSSALLIHKRVHTREKPYKCEECGKCSVSHSDLVKHKRLHTGEKPYKCQECGKCFADSSNLMSHKRLHTGEKPHQCQECGKCFAYSSHLVKHKRVHTREKPYECQECGKCFAFSSALVRHKRLHTGEKPHQCQECGKCFAFSSALVRHKRLHTGEKPHQCQECGKCFAESSALLSHKRVHTREKPYKCQECGKCFAFSSALVRHKRLHTGEKPYECPECGKCFTRTSSLNQHQRTHTG